In a single window of the Oecophyllibacter saccharovorans genome:
- a CDS encoding NAD-dependent succinate-semialdehyde dehydrogenase, with translation MMYATTNPYTGEQLKTFPDATDGQIDQALSAGHKAFLTWRKTDFAERARLMTAVATLLRQECDTHARLITLEMGKLFAEAQAEVILAAEIFEYYARYAQVLLNPQHLPVATPQEGHAWLVAQPLGILFAVEPWNFPYYQLARISAPQLSAGNVMLVKHSSNVPQCAAAFEALLQKAGLPAGLYQNLYLNHGSIEKVLNDPRVCGVALTGSERAGRIVGGIAGNAGKKATLELGGADAFIVLDDADVEKTARWAAFGRHWNAGQVCVSSKRLIVMDGIYDRFVAAYKAEVAKLKAGDPMDPATTLAPLSSQKAKKTLQAQVDQAVAEGATVEPIGSPVPEKGAFFRPLLMSGLEGKEARHLEFFGPVTQIYRVATEQEAIERANDSPYGLGGSVFTRDTVRGVRVANQVETGMMFVNHPTMVKADLPFGGIKGSGFGRELIGLGINEFVNHKLIDVVDIDAPF, from the coding sequence ATCATGTATGCGACCACCAACCCCTATACGGGCGAACAGCTCAAGACTTTCCCCGATGCGACCGATGGCCAGATCGACCAGGCGCTGAGCGCAGGCCATAAGGCGTTTCTGACGTGGCGCAAAACCGATTTCGCCGAGCGCGCGCGTCTCATGACAGCCGTCGCCACCCTGCTGCGCCAGGAATGCGACACTCATGCCCGCCTCATCACGCTCGAGATGGGCAAGCTCTTTGCCGAGGCACAGGCGGAAGTCATCCTGGCTGCCGAAATCTTCGAATATTACGCCCGTTATGCCCAGGTGCTCCTCAACCCGCAGCATCTGCCGGTCGCAACCCCGCAGGAAGGCCATGCCTGGCTGGTCGCCCAGCCGCTCGGGATCCTGTTTGCAGTCGAGCCGTGGAACTTCCCCTATTATCAGCTGGCGCGCATCTCGGCCCCGCAGCTCTCTGCGGGCAATGTCATGCTGGTCAAGCACTCCTCGAACGTGCCGCAATGCGCGGCCGCCTTTGAGGCGCTGCTGCAGAAAGCAGGGCTTCCCGCAGGGCTGTACCAGAATCTCTATCTCAACCACGGCAGCATCGAAAAAGTGCTGAACGACCCGCGCGTCTGCGGCGTGGCGCTGACCGGCTCGGAGCGGGCCGGGCGCATCGTGGGCGGCATTGCCGGCAATGCGGGCAAGAAAGCCACCCTGGAGCTCGGCGGGGCGGATGCCTTCATCGTGCTTGATGATGCCGATGTGGAGAAAACTGCCCGCTGGGCCGCCTTCGGCCGCCACTGGAATGCCGGGCAGGTCTGCGTCTCCTCCAAGCGTCTGATCGTCATGGACGGCATTTATGACCGCTTTGTTGCCGCCTATAAGGCAGAGGTCGCCAAGCTCAAAGCCGGTGACCCGATGGACCCCGCAACCACGCTGGCACCCCTGTCCAGCCAGAAAGCCAAGAAGACCTTGCAGGCCCAGGTGGACCAGGCGGTGGCTGAAGGCGCGACCGTGGAGCCGATCGGCAGCCCCGTGCCCGAGAAAGGCGCCTTCTTCCGCCCCCTCCTCATGAGCGGGCTGGAAGGCAAGGAGGCCCGGCACCTGGAATTCTTCGGTCCTGTCACGCAGATCTACCGCGTCGCCACCGAGCAGGAGGCCATCGAGCGTGCCAATGATTCCCCTTACGGCCTCGGCGGCTCGGTTTTCACGCGCGACACGGTGCGGGGCGTGCGGGTGGCCAACCAGGTGGAAACCGGCATGATGTTCGTCAACCATCCCACCATGGTGAAGGCTGACCTGCCCTTCGGCGGTATCAAGGGTTCCGGCTTCGGGCGAGAGCTGATCGGCCTTGGCATCAACGAGTTCGTCAATCACAAGCTGATTGACGTGGTGGATATCGACGCGCCTTTCTGA
- a CDS encoding MlaE family ABC transporter permease, translating into MLETPFVALGRLVLSAFRQVGSVVLFGLRGLSGLVRPPFYWKIFLSSLVNIGFLSLPVVALTAIFAGGVIALQSYTGFSQYHAQNAIAHIVLLAITRELGPVLAGLMIAGRVGAALSAQIGTMRVTNQIDALATLSTDPIKYLVTPRLLAGTLALPLLVLVADILGVFGGFTVSVAKLGFAPDAYITATLSGLKASDVIVGLVKAAVFGFLIALLGCYYGYHSKGGAEGVGAAATATVVGASIMVLIFDYMLTDLFFTG; encoded by the coding sequence ATGTTGGAAACCCCCTTCGTCGCTCTGGGTCGTCTGGTGCTCAGCGCGTTCCGTCAGGTCGGCAGTGTGGTCCTGTTCGGGCTGCGGGGGCTGAGCGGGCTCGTACGCCCGCCTTTCTACTGGAAGATCTTCCTCTCCAGCCTGGTGAATATCGGCTTTCTTTCCCTGCCCGTCGTGGCGCTGACAGCCATTTTCGCAGGCGGGGTCATCGCCCTGCAGTCCTATACCGGGTTCAGCCAGTATCACGCCCAGAATGCCATCGCCCATATCGTCCTGCTGGCCATCACGCGTGAGCTGGGGCCCGTTCTGGCCGGGCTGATGATCGCAGGTCGCGTCGGGGCGGCCCTGTCAGCGCAGATCGGCACGATGCGGGTCACCAACCAGATCGACGCGCTGGCCACGCTGTCGACCGATCCGATCAAATACCTCGTCACCCCCCGCCTGCTGGCCGGCACACTGGCCTTGCCCCTGCTGGTGCTGGTGGCTGACATTCTCGGCGTTTTCGGCGGCTTCACGGTCTCAGTGGCCAAGCTGGGCTTTGCGCCTGACGCCTATATCACCGCAACGCTTTCAGGGCTCAAAGCGTCCGATGTCATTGTCGGGCTGGTCAAGGCAGCGGTCTTCGGGTTTCTGATCGCCCTTCTGGGCTGTTATTACGGCTATCACAGCAAGGGCGGCGCTGAAGGCGTTGGGGCCGCGGCAACGGCCACAGTGGTCGGCGCTTCCATCATGGTGCTGATCTTCGATTACATGCTGACCGATCTTTTCTTCACCGGCTGA
- a CDS encoding YncE family protein — translation MTAVLKPQPFRLALLAAGALLGLATAGAQAQDVPPEAGSGSAEAPAASSPADVSSVISPTIANEAAPDASSTGATGVAPKESQEAAPAVSQAAPASQVQTIPDMPPVIDARNIYSEASGPEKMSPTVANHLTRIYVPNLRGNSVSVIDPATDKVVDTFKVGRSPQHVVPSWDLKTLWVTNNSEGHADGSLTPIDPVTGKPGKAIDVDDPYNMYFTPDGHEAIVVAEAKRRLDFRDPHTMALHQSVEVPKCEGINHAAFSADGSYALFTCEFGRYMAKVDTVNHKLLGMLKLSKGGMPQDVIAAPDGHKFYVADMHADGVFTIDGDKFKETGFIPTGVGTHGLYTNRDATRLYVANRGSHMVHGPRHSKAGGVTVIDLATDKVITTWPIPGGGSPDMGNVTPDGKHLWLSGRFDDVVYDINTQTGEMKKVPVGAEPHGLTVWPQPGRYSIGHTGIMR, via the coding sequence ATGACGGCAGTGCTCAAGCCGCAGCCTTTCAGGCTGGCCCTGCTGGCAGCCGGCGCTCTGCTGGGACTGGCGACAGCCGGCGCGCAGGCGCAGGACGTGCCGCCGGAAGCCGGGTCGGGCAGCGCGGAAGCGCCCGCCGCTTCTTCGCCCGCTGACGTTTCTTCGGTCATCTCCCCAACCATCGCCAATGAGGCTGCCCCGGATGCTTCTTCTACCGGGGCAACCGGTGTCGCGCCTAAGGAAAGCCAGGAGGCCGCTCCGGCTGTTTCCCAGGCAGCGCCTGCCTCTCAGGTGCAGACCATTCCCGACATGCCGCCGGTGATCGATGCGCGGAACATCTACAGCGAGGCCTCGGGCCCTGAGAAGATGTCGCCGACCGTTGCCAATCACCTGACGCGCATCTATGTGCCCAACCTGCGCGGCAACAGCGTGTCAGTCATTGATCCGGCCACCGACAAGGTTGTGGATACGTTCAAGGTGGGGCGCTCGCCCCAGCATGTGGTTCCCTCATGGGACCTGAAGACGCTGTGGGTGACCAACAACAGCGAAGGGCATGCCGATGGCTCCCTGACGCCCATCGACCCGGTAACCGGCAAGCCCGGCAAGGCGATTGACGTTGATGACCCCTACAACATGTATTTTACGCCTGATGGCCACGAAGCCATTGTGGTGGCGGAAGCCAAGCGCCGCCTCGACTTCCGCGATCCCCACACCATGGCGCTGCACCAGTCGGTGGAAGTGCCGAAGTGTGAAGGCATCAACCATGCCGCCTTCTCGGCCGATGGCAGCTACGCATTGTTCACCTGCGAATTCGGGCGCTACATGGCCAAGGTCGATACCGTCAACCACAAGCTGCTGGGCATGCTGAAGCTCTCCAAGGGCGGCATGCCCCAGGACGTGATTGCAGCGCCTGACGGCCACAAGTTCTACGTGGCTGACATGCATGCTGACGGCGTGTTCACTATTGATGGTGACAAGTTCAAGGAAACCGGCTTCATTCCCACCGGGGTCGGCACGCATGGCCTTTATACCAACCGGGATGCAACCCGCCTTTACGTGGCCAATCGCGGCTCGCACATGGTGCATGGCCCGCGCCATTCCAAGGCAGGCGGTGTCACGGTGATCGATCTTGCAACCGACAAGGTGATCACGACCTGGCCGATCCCCGGCGGCGGCAGCCCCGACATGGGCAATGTCACGCCGGACGGCAAGCATCTCTGGCTTTCAGGACGCTTTGACGATGTTGTCTATGACATCAATACCCAGACGGGCGAGATGAAAAAGGTTCCGGTCGGCGCAGAACCTCATGGGCTTACGGTCTGGCCGCAGCCCGGGCGTTACAGCATCGGCCATACCGGCATCATGCGCTGA
- a CDS encoding NAD(P)H-dependent oxidoreductase, with translation MKKILLLDGGQKFGHSAGQLNDSLTDFAHDHLTASGHEVRQTRIAPLGKAGAPDAYDPEEEVEKILWADALIWQTPAWWMGVPWTTKKYMDDVFTAGHGRLYRNDGRTRSDPSCLYGSGGMLQGKKYMLSVTWNAPQKAFTDPKDFFEGKGVDGVYFPMHKAQQFLGMAPLPTFMLNDVIKDPQIEQDYARYKAHLDKVFPAHSPA, from the coding sequence ATGAAAAAGATCCTGCTCCTGGATGGGGGCCAGAAATTCGGCCATTCTGCCGGTCAGCTCAATGACAGCCTGACAGATTTCGCTCATGACCACCTGACCGCTTCCGGCCATGAGGTGCGCCAGACGCGGATTGCCCCGCTCGGCAAGGCCGGCGCGCCTGATGCCTATGATCCTGAAGAGGAAGTGGAGAAGATTCTCTGGGCCGATGCGCTGATCTGGCAGACGCCCGCCTGGTGGATGGGCGTGCCGTGGACGACCAAGAAATACATGGATGATGTCTTCACGGCAGGCCATGGCAGGCTTTACCGCAATGACGGGCGCACGCGCTCCGACCCGAGTTGCCTGTATGGCAGCGGTGGCATGCTGCAGGGCAAGAAATACATGCTGTCAGTGACGTGGAACGCGCCCCAGAAAGCCTTTACCGATCCGAAAGACTTTTTTGAGGGCAAGGGGGTGGACGGGGTTTATTTCCCCATGCACAAGGCGCAGCAGTTCCTCGGGATGGCACCCCTGCCGACCTTCATGCTCAATGATGTCATCAAGGACCCGCAGATCGAGCAGGATTACGCTCGCTACAAGGCCCATCTTGACAAGGTCTTTCCCGCCCACAGCCCGGCCTGA
- the pstS gene encoding phosphate ABC transporter substrate-binding protein PstS, whose product MAALALILIQAGSPVGRAQADTLLEPQAAQSVEQNLRGVTITGAGSSFAAPVYQGWSLPVQRDLGIGVNYQAIGSSAGQDQVIAGTVDFGASDKPMATAQLQATHLYQFPTVMSGVVVIVNLPRNGSAPAGSRTPATPAPLRLDGPVLADIYGGVITRWNDPRIRRLNPGLVLPDELIAAVHRADGSGTTYVFTSYLSLVSPQWRQRFGAGTLVGWTGGDGARGNDGVAAIVRQVPWSIGYVEYAYAAQNRLDMVALKNRAGNYVLPTLAGFASAVASADWKIGPGLNGAVDLLDRPGAVTWPIVTPTYALVPARQSATRTGHGVRAFFNWGLTQGGAVTERLGYVGLPADVQARILAGWPR is encoded by the coding sequence GTGGCTGCACTTGCCCTCATACTCATTCAGGCCGGCAGTCCGGTCGGGCGCGCGCAGGCTGATACGCTGCTGGAGCCCCAGGCGGCGCAGTCGGTCGAGCAGAATCTGCGCGGCGTCACCATTACCGGTGCCGGTTCCAGCTTTGCCGCGCCGGTCTATCAGGGGTGGAGTCTGCCGGTACAGCGGGATCTCGGCATCGGGGTGAACTACCAGGCCATCGGCTCCAGTGCAGGGCAGGACCAGGTGATCGCCGGCACGGTGGATTTCGGCGCTTCTGACAAACCCATGGCGACCGCCCAGCTGCAGGCGACCCATCTCTATCAGTTTCCCACTGTGATGAGCGGCGTGGTGGTGATCGTCAACCTGCCCCGCAACGGGTCAGCGCCTGCCGGTTCCCGCACTCCTGCAACGCCCGCGCCCCTCAGGCTGGATGGACCAGTGCTGGCCGATATTTACGGCGGGGTGATCACGCGGTGGAATGATCCGCGTATCCGCAGGCTTAATCCAGGCCTGGTCCTGCCCGATGAGCTGATCGCTGCCGTGCACCGTGCCGATGGCTCGGGCACCACTTACGTGTTCACTTCCTATCTTTCCCTGGTGTCGCCGCAATGGCGCCAGCGCTTCGGGGCGGGCACCCTGGTCGGCTGGACGGGTGGCGATGGCGCGCGCGGCAATGACGGCGTGGCGGCGATCGTGCGGCAGGTGCCGTGGAGCATCGGCTACGTGGAATATGCTTATGCGGCGCAGAACCGTCTCGACATGGTGGCGCTGAAAAACCGGGCAGGAAATTACGTGCTGCCGACATTGGCAGGCTTTGCATCAGCCGTGGCTTCAGCTGACTGGAAGATCGGCCCGGGCCTCAATGGCGCGGTTGACCTTCTTGACCGCCCGGGTGCAGTGACCTGGCCGATCGTCACCCCCACCTATGCCCTGGTGCCGGCACGCCAGAGCGCTACGCGGACCGGCCACGGCGTGCGGGCCTTTTTCAACTGGGGCCTGACCCAGGGCGGTGCGGTGACCGAAAGGCTGGGCTATGTGGGGCTGCCTGCAGATGTGCAGGCCCGCATCCTGGCCGGCTGGCCGCGTTAA
- a CDS encoding OmpH family outer membrane protein, whose protein sequence is MALPLLSLGSVVWGMSAFIPFPGCSDTAQAADTASMIDRMERQITAMQAEVKALKKKQAREHQQLQAELQRQRALFEADPYRPAQQPLRAQAAPPFLPPDSPAAPLLARTEEEARAETLAQKHVDLFGFSGADLLPARTASTPYGELTATPPAHPDLYGPLRRGQLQIGGIRLTLGGFIEATGFWRSRTMGADIASSYSSIPWANQSAYYMSSWHQSERQSRFSLLAEGMITRRLEADGYVEVDFQSSGSSSNSRQSNSYTLRPRVLYGELKDRRDGLYFLGGQEWSLVTLFNKGMFPRDEQTPLVIEAQYVPGFNWTRSPQVRLLKTFGREERYGAALSIENPSAVIAGRYPDTPQHQVTDRVSGTGINNPDTYYASDPAPDVVAKVGADPGWGHYELTGLMRFFRTRSTWARRALDGAVTSSHGSNKTVLGGGGGGGMVLPLIDKRLYFQASGLVGRGIGRYGSAGLADFTFRRGGAPSPLPEASLLLGLYATPLSTLTLYAYAGAEKVLSRRSFDADGKPYGYGNPHYVMAGCRTELSTACAAAGNIQSVAQATAGAWYTAAQGDYGKLLVGAQYSHTTLRAFSGIGGKPHTDDDMVFFSLRYMPFN, encoded by the coding sequence ATGGCACTGCCGCTTCTCTCACTCGGCAGCGTGGTGTGGGGGATGAGCGCTTTTATCCCGTTTCCGGGTTGTTCAGATACGGCGCAGGCCGCTGATACAGCCAGCATGATTGATCGCATGGAGCGCCAGATCACCGCCATGCAGGCCGAGGTCAAGGCGCTCAAGAAGAAACAGGCGCGCGAGCACCAGCAGCTCCAGGCTGAGCTCCAGCGCCAGCGCGCTCTGTTCGAAGCCGATCCCTACCGGCCGGCCCAGCAGCCGCTCCGCGCGCAGGCCGCCCCTCCTTTCCTGCCCCCTGATTCCCCGGCCGCACCGCTGCTGGCACGCACTGAAGAGGAAGCACGGGCAGAAACCCTGGCGCAGAAACACGTCGATCTCTTCGGTTTCTCAGGCGCCGACCTCCTGCCTGCACGCACAGCCAGCACCCCTTACGGCGAGCTTACCGCAACGCCACCAGCCCATCCCGACCTCTACGGGCCCCTGCGACGCGGGCAGCTGCAGATCGGCGGCATCCGCCTCACGCTCGGCGGCTTCATCGAGGCGACGGGCTTCTGGCGTTCCCGCACCATGGGTGCGGACATCGCCTCTTCCTATTCCTCCATTCCCTGGGCCAACCAGTCGGCTTATTACATGAGCTCCTGGCACCAGAGCGAGCGCCAGAGCCGCTTCAGCCTGCTGGCTGAAGGCATGATCACCCGGCGCCTGGAGGCGGACGGCTACGTGGAGGTCGACTTCCAATCCTCGGGCTCTTCCTCCAACTCCCGCCAGTCCAACTCCTATACCCTGCGCCCGCGCGTGCTGTACGGCGAGCTCAAGGACCGGCGCGACGGGCTGTATTTCCTGGGCGGGCAGGAATGGTCGCTCGTCACCCTGTTCAACAAGGGCATGTTCCCGCGCGACGAGCAGACACCCCTGGTCATCGAGGCCCAGTATGTGCCGGGCTTCAACTGGACCCGCAGCCCCCAGGTTCGCCTGCTCAAGACCTTCGGGCGTGAGGAGCGCTACGGCGCGGCCCTCTCCATTGAAAATCCCAGCGCTGTCATCGCGGGTCGCTACCCCGATACCCCCCAGCACCAGGTCACCGACCGGGTCAGCGGCACGGGCATCAACAATCCCGATACCTATTACGCCAGCGATCCGGCGCCTGACGTGGTGGCCAAGGTGGGCGCTGATCCGGGTTGGGGACATTATGAGCTGACGGGGCTCATGCGTTTCTTCCGCACCCGCAGCACCTGGGCGCGCCGCGCGCTGGACGGGGCGGTGACTTCAAGCCACGGCAGCAACAAGACCGTCCTGGGTGGCGGCGGTGGAGGGGGCATGGTGCTGCCGCTGATCGACAAACGCCTGTATTTCCAGGCTTCAGGACTGGTGGGGCGCGGCATCGGCCGCTACGGCAGCGCTGGGCTGGCCGACTTCACCTTCCGCCGCGGCGGCGCGCCCTCTCCGCTGCCTGAAGCCAGCCTGCTGCTCGGCCTTTACGCCACCCCTCTCAGCACACTTACGCTTTACGCCTATGCAGGGGCTGAAAAAGTGCTGAGCCGCCGCAGCTTCGATGCGGACGGCAAGCCTTACGGCTACGGCAACCCCCATTACGTCATGGCAGGCTGCCGCACGGAGCTCTCCACCGCCTGCGCGGCTGCCGGCAACATCCAGAGCGTAGCTCAGGCCACGGCGGGCGCGTGGTATACGGCAGCACAGGGGGATTACGGCAAGCTGCTGGTCGGCGCGCAGTATTCCCACACCACGCTGCGGGCCTTTTCAGGCATCGGCGGCAAGCCCCATACGGATGACGACATGGTGTTCTTCTCCCTGCGCTACATGCCCTTCAACTGA
- a CDS encoding DUF2721 domain-containing protein translates to MVAPLYSELFPDSGSVNSAAHLIQMALTPVFMLSGIGTLINIFNTRLARVSDHLEDVNKRLAALAAPPPAASDSSSGSDAAKQPANDPYYTPERLRLHQARLRTRIFTLDLAIIFCALGGAFTCGAAMALFLGTLRDSTTSLWMLAMFGAALASTVAGLMSFLADTLLSWHGLRREDQLTLLSSLHVPAVRHAGRPNPGKPEKKGDQETDPH, encoded by the coding sequence ATGGTCGCCCCCCTTTATTCCGAGCTCTTTCCTGATTCGGGCAGCGTCAACAGTGCTGCGCATCTGATCCAGATGGCCCTGACGCCCGTGTTCATGCTGTCAGGCATCGGCACACTCATCAATATTTTCAACACTCGTCTGGCACGCGTTTCCGACCATCTCGAAGATGTCAACAAACGGCTGGCAGCCTTGGCCGCGCCTCCGCCTGCCGCTTCAGACAGCTCTTCCGGCTCTGACGCAGCCAAACAGCCCGCAAACGATCCCTACTATACCCCTGAGCGGCTTCGGCTGCACCAGGCGCGGCTGCGCACCCGCATTTTCACCCTGGATCTGGCCATTATTTTCTGCGCCCTGGGCGGGGCCTTCACCTGCGGGGCGGCGATGGCCCTGTTTCTGGGCACGCTGCGCGACAGCACCACTTCACTCTGGATGCTGGCCATGTTCGGCGCGGCCCTGGCCTCAACAGTGGCAGGGCTGATGTCCTTTCTGGCCGATACCCTGCTGAGCTGGCATGGCCTGCGCCGCGAAGACCAGCTGACGCTGCTTTCCAGCCTGCACGTGCCGGCTGTCAGGCACGCCGGCAGGCCCAACCCCGGAAAGCCCGAAAAGAAGGGCGATCAGGAAACGGACCCGCACTGA
- a CDS encoding UDP-glucose dehydrogenase family protein, with product MIGGGYVGLVSGACLAAFGAEVTVIEQDRARLARLQVGDMPIYEPGLAALLERQRIAGRLAFCGHLAEALPGREAVFIAVGTPARRGSGHADLRYVSQVVEELARCAENLPDGRELLVVMKSTVPVGTGRDVARKLAELRPDLRFTVASNPEFLREGEAINDFMQPDRVVIGLDGQRPGAESARAFLTRLYCSATSSLTPDRLAFMGLESAELTKYAANAFLALKVTFINEMADLCEASGGVIEEVARGMGLDPRIGAAFLQPGPGYGGSCFPKDTRALATTARQKGTPMQLVETTIATNEARKRRLAERILTLAATLRPLSSDPDAAERPQNGEVQIAVLGLAFKAGTDDMRDAPALTILPLLLEAGARLHLYDPQAMAQARAQLGQREGLRFAASLEDALAQAELVVVLTEWPLFRALTPQTLARLMPGRLVIDCRNLWSPEEMRAAGFTYHRLGRRID from the coding sequence CTGATCGGCGGCGGCTACGTGGGGCTGGTCTCAGGCGCCTGTCTGGCCGCTTTCGGGGCAGAAGTGACCGTCATAGAGCAGGACCGGGCCCGGCTTGCCCGCCTACAGGTTGGCGACATGCCCATTTACGAACCGGGGCTTGCTGCTCTGCTGGAGCGCCAGCGCATTGCCGGGCGCCTGGCCTTCTGCGGCCATCTGGCTGAAGCCCTGCCGGGGCGGGAGGCGGTGTTCATCGCCGTGGGCACACCTGCGCGGCGCGGCAGCGGCCATGCGGATCTGCGCTATGTCTCCCAGGTGGTGGAAGAGCTGGCACGCTGTGCGGAAAACCTTCCGGACGGGCGCGAGCTTCTGGTGGTCATGAAGTCCACCGTGCCTGTCGGTACCGGGCGCGATGTTGCGCGGAAACTGGCAGAGCTCAGGCCGGATCTGCGCTTCACGGTCGCTTCCAATCCGGAGTTCCTGCGCGAAGGCGAAGCGATCAATGATTTCATGCAGCCCGACCGCGTGGTGATCGGCCTTGATGGCCAGCGCCCTGGGGCAGAGAGCGCCCGGGCTTTCCTCACCCGTCTTTACTGTTCTGCCACTTCTTCCCTGACCCCGGACAGATTGGCCTTCATGGGACTGGAAAGTGCGGAGCTGACCAAATACGCCGCCAATGCCTTCCTGGCTCTCAAGGTCACTTTCATCAATGAAATGGCTGATCTCTGCGAGGCGAGCGGCGGGGTGATCGAGGAAGTCGCCCGCGGCATGGGGCTGGACCCGCGCATCGGCGCTGCCTTTCTGCAGCCCGGCCCGGGCTATGGCGGCTCATGCTTTCCCAAGGATACGCGCGCTTTGGCCACCACTGCACGGCAGAAGGGCACGCCCATGCAGCTGGTGGAGACGACCATCGCCACGAACGAGGCCCGCAAGCGCCGCCTGGCTGAGCGCATCCTCACCCTTGCCGCAACGCTCCGCCCTCTTTCCTCTGATCCCGATGCCGCCGAACGCCCCCAGAACGGCGAGGTGCAGATCGCCGTTCTGGGCCTGGCCTTCAAAGCCGGCACGGACGACATGCGCGACGCTCCCGCCCTGACGATCCTGCCCCTGCTGCTGGAAGCCGGCGCCCGACTGCACCTCTACGACCCCCAGGCCATGGCCCAGGCCCGCGCGCAGCTGGGCCAGAGGGAGGGGCTGAGATTTGCCGCCAGTCTAGAAGACGCGCTGGCACAGGCAGAGCTGGTGGTGGTGCTGACTGAATGGCCCCTTTTCCGCGCCCTCACCCCCCAAACCCTGGCCCGCCTGATGCCCGGCCGCCTGGTGATCGACTGCCGCAACCTATGGTCCCCTGAAGAAATGCGCGCGGCAGGCTTCACCTATCACCGGCTGGGGCGGAGGATAGATTAA
- a CDS encoding creatininase family protein yields the protein MLLTGALTAQAQSSTPLAETPVCSGPGAKVALECRTWTEIDAALKQGMHTVILPVGGTEQSGPYMAVGKHNRRAELLADRIAETLDSQGIATLVAPVIRYVPEGGTSPRTSHMRFAGTLSIPPEVFVRLVEGAAESLKAQGFTTIVLLGDHGGTQGALAQAAQALNRRWRGTRARVLYVPGYYRIIPGAYADWLKRQGHGAEVGLHAELSDTALMLAADPSLVRQQALAAAPQKPGTAQGVYGGDPRHATAALGQRGLEMQVSETVQAITAFERAAP from the coding sequence ATGTTGCTGACAGGCGCCCTTACGGCACAGGCGCAGAGCAGCACACCGCTTGCGGAGACGCCTGTCTGCAGCGGGCCCGGCGCAAAAGTCGCCCTTGAATGCCGGACCTGGACTGAAATCGATGCCGCGCTGAAGCAAGGGATGCATACGGTCATCCTGCCTGTGGGAGGCACGGAGCAGAGCGGGCCATACATGGCTGTGGGCAAGCACAATCGTCGGGCCGAGCTGCTGGCCGACCGCATCGCTGAAACGCTGGACAGCCAGGGCATCGCAACGCTTGTCGCGCCGGTGATCCGGTATGTGCCTGAAGGCGGCACCTCGCCGCGTACGTCGCACATGCGGTTCGCAGGTACGCTTTCCATTCCCCCTGAGGTGTTTGTCAGGCTGGTGGAAGGCGCTGCGGAAAGCCTGAAGGCCCAGGGTTTCACCACCATCGTGCTGCTGGGCGACCATGGCGGCACCCAGGGCGCCCTGGCTCAGGCGGCGCAGGCGCTCAATCGCCGCTGGCGTGGCACGCGCGCACGCGTTCTCTACGTGCCTGGCTACTACCGCATCATTCCCGGCGCTTATGCAGACTGGCTGAAACGCCAGGGGCACGGGGCGGAGGTGGGGCTGCATGCCGAGCTGAGTGATACCGCGCTGATGCTGGCAGCCGACCCCAGCCTGGTACGCCAGCAGGCGCTTGCAGCTGCGCCGCAGAAGCCCGGCACGGCCCAGGGGGTCTATGGCGGTGACCCGCGCCATGCCACAGCAGCTCTGGGGCAGCGCGGACTTGAGATGCAGGTGAGCGAAACGGTGCAGGCCATCACGGCTTTTGAGCGTGCCGCCCCCTGA